A genomic stretch from Gardnerella leopoldii includes:
- a CDS encoding L-lactate dehydrogenase produces MVSSQVKPTKLAIIGAGAVGSTLAFAAAQRGVAREIVLEDIAKERVEAEVLDMQHGSSFYPAVSIAGSDDVEICRDADMVVITAGARQKPGQTRLELAGATINIMKSIIPNVVKVAPNAIYMLITNPVDVVTHVSMKLSGLPANQMFGSGTNLDSARLRFLIAQHTGVNVKNVHAYIAGEHGDSEVPLWASATIGGVPMCDWNALPGHEPLDAAKREEIHQEVVNAAYKIINGKGATNYAIAMSGVDIVEAVLRDTNRILPVSSLLDDFHGISDVCMSVPTLLNRNGVNSRLNTPVSDRELAALKRSAETLRETAAKFGF; encoded by the coding sequence ATGGTGAGTTCGCAGGTTAAGCCAACTAAGCTTGCAATTATTGGTGCCGGCGCAGTCGGATCTACTCTCGCTTTCGCTGCTGCTCAGCGTGGTGTTGCGCGTGAGATTGTGCTTGAAGATATTGCTAAGGAACGTGTTGAAGCTGAAGTTTTGGATATGCAGCATGGTTCTAGCTTCTATCCTGCAGTTTCTATTGCCGGTTCTGACGATGTGGAAATTTGCCGTGATGCTGACATGGTCGTGATTACTGCTGGTGCTCGCCAGAAGCCAGGTCAGACTCGTTTGGAGCTTGCAGGAGCCACTATCAACATCATGAAGTCAATCATTCCGAACGTTGTGAAGGTTGCTCCTAACGCAATTTACATGTTGATTACTAATCCTGTTGATGTTGTTACGCACGTTTCTATGAAGCTTTCTGGTCTTCCAGCAAACCAAATGTTTGGTTCTGGTACCAACCTTGATTCCGCTCGTCTTCGTTTCTTGATCGCTCAGCACACGGGCGTTAATGTTAAGAACGTTCACGCATACATTGCTGGCGAACACGGTGACTCTGAAGTTCCTCTGTGGGCTTCTGCAACCATTGGTGGTGTTCCAATGTGCGATTGGAACGCTCTTCCAGGTCATGAGCCACTTGATGCTGCTAAGCGCGAAGAAATCCATCAGGAAGTTGTTAACGCTGCTTACAAGATTATCAACGGTAAGGGTGCAACAAACTACGCTATTGCTATGTCTGGTGTAGATATTGTTGAGGCTGTTCTTCGCGACACTAACCGCATTCTTCCAGTGTCTTCTTTGCTCGATGACTTCCACGGCATTTCTGATGTGTGCATGTCTGTGCCAACATTGCTTAATCGCAATGGTGTAAACTCTCGTCTAAACACTCCAGTTTCTGATCGTGAGTTGGCTGCTTTGAAGCGTTCTGCTGAAACTTTGCGCGAAACTGCTGCTAAGTTTGGCTTCTAG
- a CDS encoding sensor histidine kinase — protein sequence MADFSNILATRPDFNDSDREWLHHLVADWQVIADLSFADLLLIIQNGDGDYVVAEQCRPSTAITLRTDDLLGKKLDDSLVPELNEAMKSETSFHSSTLRSIGRATVCYVYAPVRHRGKTIGLVMRETNLATRESNGRYETESINAGKTLFDMIPREQFPYHESVLNQRHNARVSDGFIVLEDDGIVRYASPNAISCFRRLGGLNTMQGEYLSEFGTRLLHTNDNVPESLPLVLTGKADVDCELEANHSIVSMRSLPLWGPNNRVGAVVLCRDVTEVLRREQELRTKNATISEIHHRVKNNLQAVSALLRLQARKTKSIEVRKELEEAQRRVQTIALVHEGLSQTADEIVDFDKVISSLLKMSIELASQNQNIDIDFVGKFGRLAAQDATPLSLVLTELVTNAVEHGFEGREKGHIRIAVGRGGDNLNIVVEDDGDGIDSESSHGMAKPSGSGLGTQIINTFVTNDFGGTVRWSPRREGGTRVVLDIKLRVSGIE from the coding sequence ATGGCTGATTTTTCTAACATTCTTGCTACTCGTCCTGATTTTAATGACAGTGATCGTGAGTGGCTTCATCATTTGGTGGCCGATTGGCAGGTTATTGCAGATTTGAGTTTTGCAGATTTGCTGCTGATTATTCAAAATGGTGACGGTGATTATGTTGTTGCTGAACAATGTCGTCCTTCAACAGCTATTACTTTACGTACTGATGATTTGTTAGGTAAAAAATTAGATGATTCTTTAGTACCTGAGCTTAATGAGGCGATGAAATCTGAGACAAGTTTCCACTCTTCAACCTTACGTTCTATTGGTAGAGCTACTGTATGCTACGTTTACGCTCCAGTTCGTCATAGGGGTAAAACCATCGGATTAGTTATGCGCGAAACTAATTTGGCAACACGTGAATCTAACGGTCGTTATGAAACCGAAAGTATCAATGCTGGTAAAACTTTATTTGACATGATTCCTCGTGAACAATTCCCATATCATGAATCTGTATTAAATCAGCGACATAATGCTCGAGTATCCGATGGTTTTATTGTGTTAGAAGACGATGGAATAGTTCGTTATGCTTCCCCTAATGCCATTAGTTGTTTCCGCAGACTCGGTGGATTAAATACTATGCAAGGTGAATATTTAAGCGAATTTGGCACTAGGTTGTTGCATACAAACGATAATGTTCCCGAAAGTTTACCTCTTGTATTAACTGGAAAAGCTGATGTAGATTGTGAACTTGAAGCGAACCATTCTATAGTTTCCATGCGCTCCTTGCCTCTGTGGGGTCCAAATAATCGTGTTGGAGCTGTAGTGTTATGTCGTGATGTTACTGAAGTTTTGCGACGTGAGCAAGAATTGCGCACTAAGAATGCCACTATTTCTGAAATACATCATCGCGTAAAAAACAATTTACAGGCTGTTTCTGCTCTTTTGCGTTTGCAAGCCCGTAAAACAAAATCTATTGAAGTTAGAAAAGAACTTGAGGAAGCTCAACGTCGTGTGCAAACTATAGCACTAGTTCATGAAGGCTTGAGTCAAACTGCTGACGAAATTGTTGATTTTGACAAAGTTATTTCGAGTTTGTTGAAGATGTCAATTGAGTTGGCGTCTCAGAATCAAAATATTGATATTGATTTTGTTGGAAAATTTGGCAGATTAGCAGCTCAGGATGCTACACCATTATCTCTTGTTTTAACTGAGTTAGTGACGAATGCAGTTGAACATGGTTTTGAAGGTCGTGAAAAAGGTCATATTCGTATTGCAGTTGGTAGGGGCGGAGACAATCTTAATATTGTCGTTGAAGATGATGGAGATGGTATAGATAGCGAGTCTTCTCATGGAATGGCTAAACCATCTGGCTCTGGCCTTGGAACGCAGATCATAAACACATTTGTCACTAACGATTTTGGTGGTACAGTTCGTTGGTCTCCTCGAAGAGAAGGCGGAACTAGGGTAGTGTTAGACATTAAATTGCGCGTATCTGGTATTGAGTAG
- a CDS encoding WhiB family transcriptional regulator — MSNSFDWRTTAACSDKDPELFFPLGSAGTAVQQLEEAKAVCRSCDVATECLKCALETNQDYGVWGGLSEDERRTLKRRAMRARKSQDASL, encoded by the coding sequence ATGAGCAACTCGTTTGATTGGCGCACAACAGCAGCATGTAGTGACAAAGATCCTGAACTGTTCTTTCCTCTTGGCAGTGCTGGTACAGCAGTTCAACAGCTTGAAGAAGCAAAAGCAGTATGTCGCTCATGTGATGTTGCAACAGAGTGCTTAAAATGCGCATTAGAAACTAACCAAGATTACGGTGTGTGGGGAGGATTAAGCGAGGATGAGCGTAGAACTCTAAAGCGTAGAGCAATGCGCGCACGTAAAAGTCAAGATGCGTCACTATGA
- a CDS encoding FtsK/SpoIIIE domain-containing protein gives MAWMQNNWMMLTMIIPSIMMYIASLIPQIFQYISEKNSIQSVQQNQQIQLLNTTQSSNNLTYNQQTIESLPDTITPVSLETLLMRRNAISNTQHHWKEVLQTWLKNAGTYDTKNQSNSMKENLNTNIYNYLPNSKTKHLIAPLGISNNGYCYLDLINNGPHALVAGTTGSGKSVLLTTWCLALAFQYGPQQLRFVFMDFKGGSTFDILSKLPHAMGNVGDLNLKHAIRALKGLELELDRRERLVAHHGCNNIAQVTPAEPSLLIVIDEFHALKDQLPDYMPRLIRIASVGRSLGMHIIAGTQNPLVQVSADMKANISINICLRVRDGMQSQELLGTAHAARISPNTPGAAYYNIGEGVAALRCAQSSNPAHLVRAIQLAGRFCHHDHSPELFSKPLPSILSSKQLAEYSNNYKYKNSEQKISQSLRTQEFHTKHIIIGLQDDTIHLYPALLPIHLGNIAVIGSRKQGKTTILKIISKTLNLPIYSGKSLYEQNINNIYNENTPIIIDDADELLDPLNTRQTAIAFQKRLNSKQYPVIMSTSTSRYLRLPEQAPVRIIFPTGDIGTDTMLGIPSALSKSFDIEDYQLPGRCVLITPGSASLTQIVHLE, from the coding sequence ATGGCATGGATGCAAAATAATTGGATGATGCTAACCATGATTATTCCAAGCATTATGATGTACATAGCAAGTCTTATTCCACAAATTTTTCAATACATATCTGAGAAAAATTCTATTCAAAGTGTTCAACAAAATCAGCAAATTCAATTATTAAACACTACGCAATCGTCAAATAACTTAACTTATAATCAACAAACTATAGAAAGTTTGCCAGATACTATTACACCAGTAAGTTTAGAAACATTACTTATGAGAAGAAATGCAATTTCTAATACGCAACATCACTGGAAAGAAGTATTGCAAACATGGTTAAAAAATGCAGGAACATACGACACAAAAAACCAATCTAATAGTATGAAGGAAAATCTAAATACAAATATTTATAACTACTTACCTAATTCAAAAACTAAACACCTTATAGCTCCACTTGGAATAAGCAATAATGGATACTGCTATTTAGATTTAATTAACAATGGACCACATGCTTTAGTTGCTGGAACAACTGGTTCTGGTAAATCAGTACTTCTTACGACTTGGTGTTTAGCTTTGGCTTTTCAATACGGCCCACAGCAGCTACGGTTTGTTTTTATGGATTTTAAAGGAGGATCAACTTTTGACATACTATCTAAACTCCCACATGCTATGGGAAACGTAGGGGATTTAAATCTTAAACACGCAATACGCGCTCTAAAAGGTCTCGAACTAGAACTAGATAGACGAGAAAGACTAGTAGCTCATCATGGGTGTAATAATATTGCACAAGTAACTCCAGCTGAGCCTTCATTGCTTATTGTTATTGACGAATTTCATGCTTTAAAAGATCAACTTCCCGACTACATGCCTCGTCTTATACGAATTGCATCAGTAGGCAGATCTTTGGGAATGCATATTATTGCTGGAACTCAAAATCCACTCGTACAAGTAAGCGCAGATATGAAAGCTAATATTTCTATTAATATTTGCTTGAGAGTTAGAGACGGAATGCAATCGCAAGAATTATTAGGAACAGCGCATGCAGCTAGAATAAGCCCAAATACACCAGGAGCCGCATATTACAATATTGGAGAAGGAGTAGCTGCTTTGCGATGTGCTCAAAGCAGCAATCCTGCACATTTAGTACGAGCAATACAGTTAGCTGGTAGATTCTGCCATCATGATCATTCTCCAGAATTATTTAGCAAACCATTGCCGTCGATTCTTTCATCAAAACAACTTGCAGAGTATTCAAATAATTACAAATACAAAAATTCGGAGCAAAAAATATCTCAAAGTTTACGTACTCAAGAATTTCATACGAAGCATATTATTATTGGTTTGCAAGACGATACCATACACTTATATCCTGCTCTATTACCAATTCACCTTGGAAATATCGCTGTTATTGGAAGTAGAAAACAAGGCAAAACAACAATATTAAAAATAATTTCTAAAACTTTAAACCTGCCAATATATTCAGGAAAATCACTATACGAACAAAACATTAATAACATTTACAACGAAAATACGCCAATCATTATTGACGATGCGGATGAATTGCTTGATCCGCTAAATACGAGACAAACTGCTATTGCTTTTCAAAAAAGATTAAATAGTAAACAATACCCAGTTATTATGAGCACTAGCACTTCTCGCTACTTACGTTTACCTGAGCAAGCACCAGTGAGGATAATATTTCCAACAGGAGATATTGGCACAGATACAATGCTTGGAATACCTTCTGCTTTATCTAAAAGTTTTGATATTGAAGACTATCAACTTCCAGGACGATGTGTTTTAATCACTCCAGGATCAGCAAGTTTAACTCAAATAGTGCACCTAGAATAA
- a CDS encoding LCP family protein, which yields MNSRLYEDPSEDNINPPIFTPSHNNDSSNSNVPPSFTPKRVKRGKIESNALPSQAPSFAPTTQRTRILKSPEQCSSRPVSYTSQLQPRPAPRTSSISQMRIPTTINKAVGSAAKILPHKPHRILHAFIAFFVVLAVGVTGFGVYSWNWVDSRINRTTWLTNTPSTQGKAWLILGSDQREGEEAKEITGFRTDTILVLTKPSNGHSSLISIPRDSLVSLNGEQVKINSVAQAAGNKALTAAIEKITGHRIDHVAEIRFGGLTNVVNAIDGIDLCYNRTVSDKFSGLNWTSGCHHVDGNTALAFSRMRYADPESDFGRAARQRMVIAAIMKKALDHNTLLNFGKVKKLAETGLASVIFDEKTNPGTLWEMAQAFKEATGPSGISGTVYWTNPDYQVPGVGSSVLLDDAKNLDLFNQLASGTHKPGSVGTLAEQQ from the coding sequence ATGAATTCTAGATTGTATGAGGACCCTTCTGAAGATAATATAAACCCACCTATCTTCACTCCTTCTCATAATAACGATTCATCTAACTCAAACGTGCCTCCTAGTTTCACTCCAAAACGCGTAAAAAGAGGCAAAATAGAGTCTAATGCGCTTCCATCACAAGCGCCGTCTTTTGCGCCTACAACTCAAAGAACAAGAATCTTAAAAAGTCCAGAACAATGTTCTTCTAGACCTGTTTCTTACACATCGCAATTGCAACCAAGACCAGCACCGCGCACAAGTTCTATTTCACAAATGCGTATTCCAACAACTATAAATAAAGCAGTTGGAAGTGCAGCAAAAATACTACCGCACAAACCGCACAGAATTTTACATGCATTTATTGCATTTTTTGTTGTTCTGGCAGTAGGTGTAACTGGTTTTGGGGTATATTCGTGGAACTGGGTTGACTCAAGAATTAACCGCACTACTTGGCTTACTAATACTCCTAGCACTCAAGGCAAAGCATGGCTTATTCTTGGTTCTGATCAAAGAGAAGGCGAAGAAGCTAAAGAGATAACAGGATTTAGAACAGATACTATTCTTGTATTGACAAAGCCGAGCAATGGTCACAGCTCTCTAATTTCTATTCCTCGAGATTCTCTTGTTTCTTTAAATGGCGAACAAGTAAAAATTAATAGCGTTGCGCAAGCAGCTGGAAATAAAGCATTAACAGCAGCAATAGAAAAAATTACAGGTCATCGCATTGACCATGTTGCAGAAATACGTTTTGGCGGTCTTACTAATGTTGTTAACGCTATAGACGGCATTGATTTATGCTACAACCGTACCGTAAGCGATAAGTTTAGTGGGTTAAATTGGACTTCTGGATGCCATCACGTTGATGGGAATACAGCGTTAGCATTTTCGCGAATGCGATACGCAGATCCAGAATCTGATTTTGGACGAGCTGCACGTCAACGAATGGTTATTGCAGCTATTATGAAAAAAGCTTTAGATCACAATACATTATTGAATTTTGGAAAAGTAAAAAAGCTTGCTGAAACGGGACTTGCTTCAGTTATTTTTGACGAGAAAACCAATCCAGGAACATTATGGGAAATGGCTCAAGCATTCAAAGAAGCAACTGGACCGTCAGGCATATCTGGAACAGTATATTGGACGAATCCTGACTATCAAGTTCCAGGAGTTGGTTCATCTGTGCTTCTCGATGATGCTAAAAACTTAGATTTATTCAACCAACTTGCATCAGGCACTCATAAACCTGGATCAGTTGGAACTCTTGCTGAGCAACAATAA
- a CDS encoding LCP family protein, which yields MTTSRYHEGMRYQPGEDWNSTPHHSLGYRMINRTRKILCMLVISVLTFFSTIIAAVWLDFSSAVSNRVVNVISKDPEANQTLDINAGKPVTFLVLGQDSRDGNNQSFTHDGETGDHQSDTTMVVQISADRSYMNIVSIPRDSMVNAPACDTTKGHIPARKHVMFNSIFALGYTQGGDLASAASCSLKAVNSLTGLNIHHFIVADFSGLSNMIDAVGGVSVCIPTATRDAYTGVNFKQGMQHLNGRLATQYARMRHDTASDGSDIMRTTRQQYLIKQLLHQALSKNLFTQTSELYQLAKASLGALNISEGLANPTTLVGLALSMRKLDSSHIYARTTPVIPDPYDPNRVVWSDEADNIWDLMRENKPLSLNHKTNGTNKKNANNSPKDTNDQDNEDTDDNSNISENDKLNKTTNPKKMGHVDPKTGLIKNSQGQLIDPNTGGIVNPENGTIHDPQTGQYVGFADKYANNVLCAVPRKK from the coding sequence ATGACAACTTCACGGTATCATGAAGGCATGCGGTACCAACCAGGCGAAGATTGGAATTCAACTCCTCATCATAGTCTTGGTTATAGAATGATTAACCGCACGCGCAAGATACTGTGTATGCTTGTTATTTCAGTACTTACATTCTTTTCAACAATCATAGCTGCAGTGTGGTTAGATTTTTCTTCTGCTGTAAGTAACAGAGTTGTAAACGTCATATCTAAAGATCCAGAAGCTAATCAGACACTTGATATTAACGCAGGCAAACCAGTAACTTTTCTTGTTTTAGGTCAAGATTCTCGAGATGGGAACAATCAAAGCTTCACACACGACGGTGAAACTGGTGATCATCAGTCAGATACTACTATGGTAGTTCAAATTAGCGCAGATAGATCATACATGAATATCGTTTCTATTCCACGAGATTCTATGGTAAACGCACCAGCATGCGACACTACAAAAGGACATATTCCTGCAAGAAAACATGTGATGTTTAATTCAATTTTCGCCTTAGGATATACACAAGGCGGAGATTTAGCCTCAGCAGCATCATGCTCGTTAAAAGCTGTTAATTCACTTACTGGTTTAAATATCCATCATTTTATAGTCGCTGATTTCAGTGGATTAAGCAATATGATTGATGCAGTTGGTGGAGTATCCGTATGCATCCCAACAGCAACTCGCGATGCCTATACGGGTGTAAATTTCAAACAAGGAATGCAGCATCTTAATGGTCGACTTGCTACTCAATACGCTAGAATGCGCCACGATACAGCAAGCGATGGCTCTGACATAATGCGAACAACAAGACAGCAATACTTGATTAAACAGCTTTTACATCAAGCACTGTCTAAAAACTTATTTACTCAGACAAGTGAGCTTTACCAGCTTGCAAAAGCATCGTTGGGAGCATTAAATATAAGTGAAGGCTTGGCCAATCCTACCACTTTGGTCGGTTTGGCATTAAGCATGCGTAAATTAGATTCTTCACATATTTATGCTCGTACTACTCCTGTTATTCCAGATCCTTATGATCCAAATCGTGTTGTATGGTCTGACGAAGCAGACAATATTTGGGATTTAATGCGTGAAAATAAACCGCTATCGCTAAATCATAAAACTAACGGCACTAACAAAAAGAATGCCAATAATTCGCCTAAGGATACGAACGATCAAGACAATGAAGATACGGATGACAATAGCAATATAAGCGAAAACGACAAACTTAATAAAACTACAAATCCAAAGAAGATGGGACATGTTGATCCAAAAACAGGATTAATAAAAAATTCTCAAGGACAACTTATTGATCCAAATACTGGAGGAATTGTAAATCCTGAAAATGGAACTATTCACGATCCACAAACAGGACAATACGTTGGCTTTGCAGACAAGTATGCAAACAATGTACTTTGCGCTGTGCCTAGAAAAAAGTAA